The nucleotide window CATCCACGACTTGCGCGATCGCTTCTTTTCCACCAAATTTTTCATATAAAGTCATGTTCTTCCTCACGTTTAGGTTAGCTTAATTCTCGCCCTAAGACGCAAAGACGCCAAGAAAATGCAAGGTAATTTTTAGATTTGAGAGATAATTTTTAACTCTTGAGGATCTCGGTTTCTGTTTACTAGCTTGTCACCTAAACTTGAGGATAATTTCAACTAAAAATTTTACCTTACATTAACTTATTTTTCTATTTTTGTCAAGAAAATAAATAAGTTTTAATATAGCCAAATGGAATTAAAATATTTACCTTTATAATTTTAATTCATCAAATTTTACTACATCTGAATAAGGAGAGTTAGTATTAAAGTAATAGCTACTTACAGTTCCTTTTTCTGTATCTAAAATACTAAATACAGTGATTTCATTACTGGCGATATAAGGTAAAGGTTGACCGTCTTCGTTTAATAATGGGGCAATATTTGGTACAATGGGTTCTAATCCATTGGGGTTTCCTGTCGCTGGATAATTTAATCCCTCTGGAACAAAACGCTTATTTTCGCCAAGATAAGCGCCGTAGCTATTTCCGACATTTGATGTTTCTAGAAAATTGGTTCCTGTAGGGCTAAGAAAACGGTTCCATAAATGTGAATGTCCGTACAAAACTAACTGCGTACCTGCTGACTCTAATAAGGGGACAAGATCGCGAATTAAATAATCTGCTTCTTGGGGATATTCATAGCGTACTGATTTGATGCTATTATCTAGATTACGCTCAATTTGGGGAATAGGATCGGTGTAAGGTGGAATTGCTTCGTTACCTAAAGTATGCGGTGGATGGTGAAACATTACCACTTTATATTTTGCTTGTTGGAATTCCGGACTGTTGACTTCTTTTTCTAACCAAGAATATTGTTTGCTCCCCTTGAAAATTGGTTCAAAAATGTGCTGTCCGTAACCCCAAGTAGCTGGATCTGATAAATATTTTTCGCTTTCGTAATATCTACCTTTTTCATCAGGCTCTGGATCGGGTTCGCGCCAAATTAAAGTAATAAATAAGACAACTAAACGAACATCGCCAAAGCTAACAGCGTAGTATTTTTTTTCACCAGAAGAACTTTCAGGTAAACTGAAAATTTCTTCGTAGCTATCAGTATTAAAAGAATTAGTTTTTAACCATTCAAAAGGAACTCGATCGAGAGATTTACCATAAAGTTGAGCCGCAGCCGCGCGAGGATAAGCATCATCTAATTGGTCTTCTAAACTGGTTTCATTGGAAAAACGTCCCATTACCTCATGATTACCGATCGCGGTATACATGGGAGTGTGTTGAATAAGTTCTGCACCTCGATAGATAACATCTACCTCTTCTGACTCTAACTTATATTCGGCGCGACCTTGTAAACTAGGAAAAAAGGCATTACCTTGGCGATCGTCAAACCATTCTGAAGCGCGATCGGGGTTATTTACTAAGTCACCAGCAAAGAAAATTGCT belongs to Oscillatoria salina IIICB1 and includes:
- a CDS encoding metallophosphoesterase family protein, with product MSKLQLLSDPFLQLPTETSVKVVWFTEFVGTHHFVEYGHKLEKTVIASTTELSHLREDQDSTTGNIYQQLTKRPVYRHEAEVQGLNSSERLPYRVISSDLDGNSISSKIFTLTAKPKPGTPLKILLTSDHQLKPMTTANLQKVVETVGLPEAIFFAGDLVNNPDRASEWFDDRQGNAFFPSLQGRAEYKLESEEVDVIYRGAELIQHTPMYTAIGNHEVMGRFSNETSLEDQLDDAYPRAAAAQLYGKSLDRVPFEWLKTNSFNTDSYEEIFSLPESSSGEKKYYAVSFGDVRLVVLFITLIWREPDPEPDEKGRYYESEKYLSDPATWGYGQHIFEPIFKGSKQYSWLEKEVNSPEFQQAKYKVVMFHHPPHTLGNEAIPPYTDPIPQIERNLDNSIKSVRYEYPQEADYLIRDLVPLLESAGTQLVLYGHSHLWNRFLSPTGTNFLETSNVGNSYGAYLGENKRFVPEGLNYPATGNPNGLEPIVPNIAPLLNEDGQPLPYIASNEITVFSILDTEKGTVSSYYFNTNSPYSDVVKFDELKL